The Streptomyces seoulensis genome contains a region encoding:
- a CDS encoding Rv1733c family protein: MHTISGLWRWRGNPLRRPTDVAEAWVCLLALLLIVVAMPVVGTVTGSAAQDSLRRSVREQRNSRHLVTATVLRPLAQPSPEADPDTGTARTSRSRVVAGWTAPDGTRRQGAVQADVKSPRAGEHFRLWTDPSGRITTRPLDPATARAHAVLAGFGAAVVAAGLVESARRLVVWRMVRRRYASWDRAWDRAGPDWGKAGTGS; the protein is encoded by the coding sequence GTGCACACCATCAGTGGTCTGTGGCGCTGGCGCGGCAATCCGCTGCGCCGCCCGACCGATGTGGCGGAGGCATGGGTGTGCCTCCTGGCACTGCTGCTGATCGTCGTGGCCATGCCCGTCGTCGGCACGGTGACCGGGTCCGCGGCACAGGACTCGCTGCGCCGTTCGGTGCGCGAGCAGCGGAACTCCCGTCACCTCGTCACCGCCACCGTGCTCCGCCCCCTCGCACAGCCTTCGCCCGAGGCCGATCCCGACACGGGCACGGCCCGCACCTCGCGCAGCCGGGTCGTGGCCGGCTGGACCGCGCCGGACGGCACCCGTCGGCAGGGCGCGGTGCAGGCGGACGTCAAGTCCCCCCGCGCGGGTGAGCACTTCCGGCTCTGGACGGACCCGAGCGGGCGAATAACGACCCGGCCGCTGGACCCCGCCACCGCGCGGGCGCACGCGGTGCTGGCCGGCTTCGGCGCCGCCGTGGTGGCGGCCGGCCTCGTCGAGAGCGCGCGGCGTCTCGTCGTGTGGCGCATGGTCCGCCGCCGGTACGCGAGTTGGGACCGGGCCTGGGACCGGGCGGGCCCGGACTGGGGCAAGGCGGGTACGGGCAGCTAG